The Carassius carassius chromosome 16, fCarCar2.1, whole genome shotgun sequence genome window below encodes:
- the LOC132159856 gene encoding complement factor D-like isoform X6, with protein MIIISLLLLPSLLPHMTFTAHVDVGIVNGTEAKPHSRPFMVSLQKNWRHICGGFLISDRFVMTAAHCWKNEKLTAVVGAHDLRQNEGSVRIGVKSYHMHPDFNMHTLQNDIMLLRLEKEVEQNNNVMKISIQTEKDIKADSVCRVAGWGRLNFKGKKSFRLMEAEVKIMNNTECKNKWKDNFSASEMMCVSGDGGSCSEDGGGPLVCGDTAVGVTSFGDPKICNSPERPEVYIKISPYIPWICSVIAKDE; from the exons ATGATCATCATCTCTCTACTGCTGCTGCCCTCTCTGCTGCCACACATGACCTTCACTG ctcatGTGGATGTTGGTATAGTGAATGGCACAGAAGCAAAACCCCACTCCAGACCTTTCATGGTTTCTCTTCAGAAGAACTGGCGACATATCTGTGGTGGATTTCTCATTTCTGATAGATTTGTTATGACCGCTGCGCATTGCTGGAA aaatgAGAAACTAACAGCTGTGGTTGGCGCACATGACCTAAGACAGAATGAAGGGTCTGTCCGCATTGGTGTGAAGTCTTACCACATGCATCCAGACTTCAACATGCACACTTTGCAGAATGACATTATGCTTTTGAGG CTAGAGAAAGAAGTCGAACAAAACAACAATGTCATGAAGATTTCCATACAAACAGAGAAAGACATTAAAGCTGATTCTGTTTGCCGTGTTGCTGGCTGGGGAAGACTGAATTTTAAAGGGAAAAAGAGTTTTCGTCTCATGGAAGCAGAAGTGAAGATCATGAATAACActgaatgcaaaaataaatggAAAGACAACTTCTCAGCCTCAGAGATGATGTGTGTCTCCGGTGATGGAGGAAGCTGCAGT GAGGATGGAGGAGGTCCTTTGGTTTGTGGAGACACTGCAGTCGGTGTCACTTCCTTTGGTGACCCAAAAATCTGCAATAGTCCTGAACGACCTGAAGTTTATATAAAGATTTCACCATATATTCCATGGATCTGCTCCGTTATTGCAAAGGATGAGTGA
- the LOC132159856 gene encoding complement factor D-like isoform X5, with product MMTIISLLLLASLLPHLTFTAHVDVGIVNGTEAKPHSRPFMVSLQKNWRHICGGFLISDRFVMTAAHCWKNEKLTAVVGAHDLRQNEGSVRIGVKSYHMHPDFNMHTLQNDIMLLRLEKEVEQNNNVMKISIQTEKDIKADSVCRVAGWGRLNFKGKKSFRLMEAEVKIMNNTECKNKWKDNFSASEMMCVSGDGGSCSEDGGGPLVCGDTAVGVTSFGDPKICNSPERPEVYIKISPYIPWICSVIAKDE from the exons ctcatGTGGATGTTGGTATAGTGAATGGCACAGAAGCAAAACCCCACTCCAGACCTTTCATGGTTTCTCTTCAGAAGAACTGGCGACATATCTGTGGTGGATTTCTCATTTCTGATAGATTTGTTATGACCGCTGCGCATTGCTGGAA aaatgAGAAACTAACAGCTGTGGTTGGCGCACATGACCTAAGACAGAATGAAGGGTCTGTCCGCATTGGTGTGAAGTCTTACCACATGCATCCAGACTTCAACATGCACACTTTGCAGAATGACATTATGCTTTTGAGG CTAGAGAAAGAAGTCGAACAAAACAACAATGTCATGAAGATTTCCATACAAACAGAGAAAGACATTAAAGCTGATTCTGTTTGCCGTGTTGCTGGCTGGGGAAGACTGAATTTTAAAGGGAAAAAGAGTTTTCGTCTCATGGAAGCAGAAGTGAAGATCATGAATAACActgaatgcaaaaataaatggAAAGACAACTTCTCAGCCTCAGAGATGATGTGTGTCTCCGGTGATGGAGGAAGCTGCAGT GAGGATGGAGGAGGTCCTTTGGTTTGTGGAGACACTGCAGTCGGTGTCACTTCCTTTGGTGACCCAAAAATCTGCAATAGTCCTGAACGACCTGAAGTTTATATAAAGATTTCACCATATATTCCATGGATCTGCTCCGTTATTGCAAAGGATGAGTGA